DNA from Rosa rugosa chromosome 6, drRosRugo1.1, whole genome shotgun sequence:
TGTGGTTAGAGAAGGGATGGGAAGAGTTTGCCAGCTTTTACTTACTAGACCAAGGCGATATGGCAACCTTCAGCTCTGAAGGCGAAAATTCCCATTTTCAAGTAAGCATCTATAGTTGGGATGATATGGAAATAGAATACCCTATTCGCAGTGGAGGTATGCATATATGGAAATTTTTGTTAGTTTTGCGTTTATAAATTTTATACGATTTTTCCTTTGGAAAATTTGTTGTGGACAACACTATTGAATTAACCGTGGGAATTAAAACAGCAGGTGATGTCAGCACaccagagagaaaagaaataggAGCTGAAGCTGTAGCTATAGCCATTTCGGTTTCCCCCAGATCCTCTGCTGATGAACGTGGAAGTATGTATGTTAGTTTGGTGTTTACAACTTCTATAGGGTTTTTCCTTAGAAATGTCTCATGGACAGCATTGTGTTGACTTAATCATCGTAATTAAACAGGGGCTAAGGTCAGAAGACGAAGAAGGAGTGTATCAGGATCTGAAGCTGAAGCTAGAGCCATTTCAATTTCCCCAAGATCCTCTGCTGATGAACACGAATATGATGTGAGCAGTTTCAGGTCGGATAAGCCATTTCTTGATATCAGAATTCCAGCCAAGACCTTGGCCTTTCGTGTGGTAAGCTTTTCTGAACAACGCTAGTTTGTATAATGAGAGAAATTAACGAGTTTGGGCACTGTGCACGCGTTCAAGGAGGAACGTGTTAGATGGTGACGTAATTAACTAACCATTATTTTTTTGGTCATATTTGCAGTTTATAAATCAAGCTTTTGCCTCGGAACATTTCTATAAAGCAGACACTTGTTGTGACTTGACGCTACAGAATATTCAAGGTGACAAAGTTTGGACAATTCAGTGTTGTTCATACAAAAGAAGTAACGGAAGAATACAAGCAATAATTTCAGGTGCTGGTTGGAAAGCATTTAGGCAGGACAATCATCTGGAAGAGGGTGATGTCTGTGTGCtagaggtgatagaggaacgtaAGTGCAGAGTTTCGATattccgagctaaaaagtgaaGATAACATGAATTGTTCATAGTTCCAGAGCATATTCTTTTGAGGTTAGATGTGAGGAAAAGTTAAGTATCATCTTAAAGAAAGATTAGTGGTAGAAGAAGCTCAGAGGAAGTATTGCTATCAATGTAAAAATGAGTGCTTTTGGTTGGATTCGAGTACTATTTTCATATGCAGTTATTCCTATGTCTCACCGGATAGTTTTCCACAGTTGCTCCTCTCTTTGATCCAAACTATGTCAAGCATTCTTCTGATGCAGTGAAAAGAAAGACTGAGATCAGTGCACCAATCTTTGACATTCAACCATGTACACTTTTAAAAGAAATTTTTCATTCTTCGGGGTAAATAAAAAAGTTGTCagaaatcatttcatcaatacAAACATTCCGTTTAAATATCTTGAAGAGAGTGATAAAACATGTGGATGATCAGCTTATGATGCCTAAAATCATTTGTAAAGTCATTACTTTAACACTATCAACATAGTTACAACTATGGTGCCAGGCTCAAAAGGTGGCTGCTTTGGGTGTCTATGATCGAGTGGCCGGCGAGAAAGACCTCTCTCAAGCCTTGGAACTCCATCCAAAAATCCAAATCAGTGTTCTAGTTTAGTGGTGTGATGAATGTAAATGATAGACTAGATGGTTCAATGACAAAAAAGAAATGTAACAAATGTATGGACTTTGGTTTtgagttctttttcttttttagacaTTTTATTGTTTATATCCAACACTTTGTAAATGGTTTTTCACTTGTAAATTGGTCCTTCTCATTTGGTAACTGTACTCATTATCTGCACCATTCCTTTGAATTGAAAGAACGGTGGTGATTTTGGTCGAGTACAACTTTTGCAAGTCTTCAAACACTGACACCAACAATTTATAGAACCTTCTAGTGTGAACAATTCAGTTAAAAAACTCTGCATAAGTTCTTCTGCTCTTGCCCAAACAGAAATGACCTTCAAAATTTGGAATTTTCAGCTTCACTTGGCTTCATGCTCAATGGCTTCTTCGCCCAACAGAGATCGAAAGGGAAAACGACCCGCCGTTCCAG
Protein-coding regions in this window:
- the LOC133715418 gene encoding putative B3 domain-containing protein Os04g0346900 isoform X2, producing MASSSSLAGKGKRHAVQENSPAFCLRIFSREDLKDGKKELPPAAVREYGHHLADHIYLKVPNCGKHWKIELRTSPRGDRMWLEKGWEEFASFYLLDQGDMATFSSEGENSHFQVSIYSWDDMEIEYPIRSGGDVSTPERKEIGAEAVAIAISVSPRSSADERGRAKVRRRRRSVSGSEAEARAISISPRSSADEHEYDVSSFRSDKPFLDIRIPAKTLAFRVFINQAFASEHFYKADTCCDLTLQNIQGDKVWTIQCCSYKRSNGRIQAIISGAGWKAFRQDNHLEEGDVCVLEVIEERKCRVSIFRAKK
- the LOC133715418 gene encoding putative B3 domain-containing protein Os04g0346900 isoform X1 → MASSSSLAGKGKRHAVQENSPAFCLRIFSREDLKDGKKELPPAAVREYGHHLADHIYLKVPNCGKHWKIELRTSPRGDRMWLEKGWEEFASFYLLDQGDMATFSSEGENSHFQVSIYSWDDMEIEYPIRSGAGDVSTPERKEIGAEAVAIAISVSPRSSADERGRAKVRRRRRSVSGSEAEARAISISPRSSADEHEYDVSSFRSDKPFLDIRIPAKTLAFRVFINQAFASEHFYKADTCCDLTLQNIQGDKVWTIQCCSYKRSNGRIQAIISGAGWKAFRQDNHLEEGDVCVLEVIEERKCRVSIFRAKK